Proteins encoded together in one Impatiens glandulifera chromosome 1, dImpGla2.1, whole genome shotgun sequence window:
- the LOC124931518 gene encoding uncharacterized protein LOC124931518, translating to MVVYKISLPAGPGLKTNRFVKDCETQLQNHKMFVDLVVVEMSGFDVILGMDWLLRHEAQINCKDKSVTLVDHDGKAFLFQAQQLPQIAVPSVLAAAHVKLNEQQPKLEDILVVREYPDVFPANVFGLPPVRKVEFSIVIKVGSLPISKAP from the coding sequence ATGgttgtttataaaatatctcTACCAGCTGGACCAGGTCTTAAAACTAATAGGTTTGTTAAAGATTGTGAAACCCAGCTTCAAAATCACAAGATGTTTGTAGATCTTGTGGTGGTGGAGATGTCGGGGTTTGATGTTATTTTAGGAATGGACTGGCTACTCCGTCATGAGGCACAAATTAATTGCAAAGATAAGTCTGTGACCCTAGTTGACCATGATGGGAAGGCCTTTCTGTTTCAAGCCCAACAGTTACCACAGATAGCGGTTCCAAGTGTGTTGGCTGCTGCTCATGTTAAGTTGAATGAGCAGCAACCAAAGTTAGAAGATATCTTGGTGGTAAGAGAGTATCCAGATGTGTTTCCAGCTAATGTTTTCGGGCTTCCACCAGTTAGAAAAGTAGAGTTCAGCATTGTGATCAAGGTTGGTAGTCTGCCAATCTCGAAAGCACCTTAA